From Rudanella lutea DSM 19387, a single genomic window includes:
- a CDS encoding lipopolysaccharide biosynthesis protein — protein sequence MLAVINALRFRQQRPANLVDGAALDGAAPSSAALESKINRSIVVSFGVRFLSIAVTFLFIPLAIQTLSRHEFGIWMVLFSMVNWLAIVETAVINYLRNELIACFVADDTDRAGQVVASAVATAALIALVLVGVAGVAYLMGGLSPLLSLLSINEPGVQQAFGVVLVGHVLQMMMKLYNGVLLADHKVYLTSVSLLTCNLISFVAILLLAYFQINSLLVFSAIQSFMPIVVYGGFLAYGFRTTYARLMPNLGHWAKVRIGSVLSRSGSFFVLQLVSTLMFTSGSLVVARYFSATEVTTYAVTAKYYSLIPTIYGIVIAPYWSAFAEAFLKRDRLWITGTMSRLHRFCVATVVVAAGMLLMSNVACQIWLGNAVTIPFELAFAFTVYSGAYVLLSNYNYYTNAVGRLRLATVVSAVGCVLFFPLNYLFIEVLGLGLSGVVWVSTAWCLLLTLCCRYEYQKSLATL from the coding sequence ATGCTCGCCGTAATTAATGCGCTTCGGTTTCGCCAGCAACGACCTGCCAACTTGGTAGACGGTGCCGCACTGGATGGTGCGGCACCATCCAGTGCGGCACTCGAATCGAAAATCAACCGGAGCATTGTGGTTTCGTTTGGGGTTCGGTTTCTGAGCATAGCCGTTACGTTTCTGTTTATTCCACTGGCTATTCAGACGCTCTCCCGGCATGAGTTCGGAATCTGGATGGTGTTGTTTTCGATGGTCAACTGGCTGGCCATTGTCGAAACGGCGGTTATCAATTACCTGCGCAACGAACTGATTGCCTGTTTTGTGGCTGACGATACCGACCGGGCCGGGCAGGTGGTGGCCTCGGCGGTGGCTACGGCCGCGCTTATTGCGCTGGTCTTGGTTGGCGTGGCTGGTGTGGCCTATCTGATGGGTGGGCTTAGTCCGTTGCTCAGCCTGCTTTCGATCAACGAACCGGGGGTGCAACAGGCGTTTGGGGTGGTACTGGTCGGGCACGTGTTGCAGATGATGATGAAACTGTACAACGGGGTGCTACTCGCCGACCATAAGGTGTACCTAACATCGGTGAGTTTGCTGACCTGTAATCTGATCAGCTTTGTTGCGATTCTGTTGCTGGCCTACTTTCAGATTAACTCCCTGCTCGTATTCTCGGCTATTCAGAGCTTTATGCCCATTGTGGTGTACGGGGGCTTTCTGGCGTACGGCTTTCGGACGACCTACGCCCGGCTGATGCCCAACCTGGGGCACTGGGCGAAGGTGCGTATCGGCTCGGTACTGAGCCGCAGCGGTAGCTTTTTTGTGTTACAGCTCGTGAGTACGCTCATGTTTACGTCGGGTAGCCTGGTGGTGGCCCGGTATTTCTCGGCTACGGAAGTGACTACCTATGCCGTTACGGCCAAGTATTACAGTCTGATTCCGACCATCTACGGTATCGTGATTGCGCCCTACTGGTCGGCCTTTGCCGAAGCGTTTCTGAAGCGCGATCGTCTCTGGATTACGGGTACCATGAGCCGGCTACACCGGTTCTGTGTAGCTACGGTAGTGGTGGCGGCTGGTATGCTCCTGATGAGCAATGTCGCGTGCCAGATCTGGCTGGGCAATGCTGTCACGATCCCGTTTGAGCTGGCGTTTGCCTTCACGGTTTATTCGGGGGCGTATGTACTCCTGAGTAACTACAACTATTACACCAACGCGGTGGGTCGGCTGCGGCTCGCTACGGTGGTGTCGGCGGTGGGCTGCGTGCTCTTTTTTCCGCTCAACTACCTGTTTATTGAGGTGCTGGGCCTAGGGCTGTCGGGTGTGGTGTGGGTAAGTACGGCCTGGTGCCTGTTGCTGACCCTGTGTTGCCGGTACGAATACCAAAAATCGCTGGCAACGCTATGA
- a CDS encoding sugar transferase, producing the protein MLSIDSTYAKVHDVRRDVDAVATGLQSSWYSQYGKRLFDITVASLVTLFVLSWLLPIVCLLIRITSPGPGLFRQVRSGRRGQVFRCLKFRTMYYNPKGNFAQCRQHDSRVTPIGRFLRRTNLDEMPQFLNVLWGDMSIVGPRPHAIQHDEMYWTRIPSYHKRYLVRPGITGLAQVRGARGETRELINMKHRVDYDLLYVRRESLGLDVKLCLATVKCMIKGNVNAW; encoded by the coding sequence ATGCTTTCCATCGATTCAACTTATGCTAAGGTTCACGACGTTCGTCGTGATGTTGATGCGGTAGCTACCGGTTTACAATCATCCTGGTATTCGCAATACGGCAAGCGATTGTTTGATATTACGGTGGCTTCGCTTGTCACGCTCTTTGTGCTCTCGTGGCTGCTGCCCATTGTGTGCCTGCTTATTCGGATTACCTCACCGGGGCCGGGTTTGTTCAGGCAGGTGCGGTCGGGTCGGCGGGGGCAGGTATTTCGATGCCTCAAGTTTCGGACGATGTATTACAACCCCAAAGGGAACTTTGCCCAGTGCCGACAGCATGACTCCCGCGTGACACCCATTGGCCGGTTTTTGCGCCGGACCAATCTGGACGAAATGCCGCAGTTTCTGAACGTACTGTGGGGCGACATGAGCATTGTAGGGCCCCGGCCACATGCTATTCAGCACGACGAAATGTACTGGACCCGGATTCCGAGCTACCATAAGCGCTACCTGGTGCGGCCGGGTATTACGGGCCTGGCGCAGGTACGTGGCGCACGGGGCGAAACCCGTGAACTGATCAATATGAAACACCGGGTTGATTATGATCTGCTGTACGTTCGGCGTGAGTCGCTGGGGCTCGACGTTAAGTTGTGCCTCGCTACGGTGAAGTGCATGATCAAGGGTAATGTTAATGCCTGGTAG
- a CDS encoding GumC family protein produces MNNDSTYSYVPYQMVEGESKNLRAVLMRYARNWPWFLASMAIALAAAYVYLLYQQPVYKVQASLLIKDEKKGLDQSNVLKELEIFTPKKVVDNEIEILKSYTLMDKIVSRLQLTTRYYKPTTFGYREVYEAPFRLIVEKPTPRLYESELNFAFMSDQTVDINGKVYPLNESVQTPYGRLRVFNRKPVGANTEPVRVQVVTQTEAVTDFLKKLKAEPTSKASSVIMLTLEDAVPHRGEAMLNELIEEYNQAAIADKNKMAANTLRFIEERLALISSELASVEKDVERYKSNQGITDLGAQAQNFLATVQQNDVQMNQVKIQMSALNDLDRYLKSQSSSQGLAPATLGLADPVLLGMVNRLSELELKREQAVRTTSELNPIVQTLDGQIKETRTNITENVETMKKQLASTQQQLMANNGRMESMIRTIPAKERSLLDITRQQSIKNGLYTYLLQKREETAVSFASTISDSRTIDAARAGNLPIKPVRRFFFLVFGLLGLLLPIGVIAGRDALNNRVLRRADVEDQTQAPILGELIKNKNGEAIVIRGRSQSILAEQIRTLRTNLQFLRTDAERSQVLLFTSSISGEGKSFISLNLGASLALTGRRTVVLEMDLRKPKLHKNLGIAHGSGISNYLIGDATVEEILRQIPGHDNYFIVTSGPIPPNPAELLSTPKLTELINALKEHFDYVLIDSPPIGLVTDAQLIAPLADATLYVVRHDLTPKLYLKQLDTWYREQRFQKLNVILNAVGDGEAYYNSYSYGGYYDEKKPARTGKRA; encoded by the coding sequence ATGAACAACGACTCAACTTATTCTTACGTCCCGTACCAAATGGTCGAGGGCGAATCGAAAAACTTACGGGCGGTACTTATGCGATATGCCCGCAACTGGCCCTGGTTTTTGGCGAGTATGGCTATCGCGCTGGCGGCTGCCTACGTGTACCTGCTGTATCAGCAGCCGGTGTATAAAGTACAGGCCAGTTTGTTGATCAAGGACGAAAAGAAAGGCCTCGATCAGAGCAATGTGCTGAAAGAGCTCGAAATCTTTACCCCCAAGAAGGTGGTCGACAATGAGATCGAGATTCTGAAGTCGTACACACTGATGGACAAGATTGTATCGCGGCTCCAACTGACAACCCGGTACTACAAGCCGACTACGTTTGGGTACCGCGAAGTGTACGAGGCCCCCTTTCGGTTGATTGTGGAGAAGCCAACGCCCAGGCTGTACGAGAGCGAACTGAATTTTGCCTTTATGTCGGATCAGACGGTCGACATCAACGGCAAGGTGTACCCTCTGAACGAAAGTGTACAGACGCCCTATGGTCGTTTGCGGGTGTTCAATCGGAAGCCCGTGGGGGCCAACACGGAGCCGGTTCGGGTGCAGGTAGTGACGCAAACCGAAGCCGTCACCGACTTTCTGAAGAAGCTCAAGGCCGAGCCAACCTCAAAGGCATCGAGCGTGATTATGCTGACCCTCGAAGACGCCGTACCGCACCGGGGCGAGGCTATGCTCAATGAGTTGATCGAAGAATACAATCAGGCGGCCATTGCCGACAAAAACAAGATGGCGGCCAACACCCTGCGCTTTATTGAAGAGCGGCTGGCCCTGATCTCGAGCGAACTGGCGTCGGTAGAGAAAGATGTAGAGCGTTATAAGTCGAACCAGGGAATTACCGACCTGGGGGCGCAGGCGCAGAATTTTCTGGCGACGGTGCAGCAGAACGACGTGCAGATGAATCAGGTAAAGATTCAGATGAGCGCCCTCAACGACCTCGACCGGTATCTGAAGAGTCAGTCGAGCAGCCAGGGGCTGGCACCGGCTACCCTCGGCCTGGCCGATCCGGTACTGTTGGGTATGGTAAACCGGCTGTCGGAACTGGAACTGAAGCGGGAGCAGGCCGTGCGGACGACCTCGGAGTTGAACCCGATTGTACAAACCCTCGACGGACAGATCAAAGAAACCCGTACCAACATTACGGAGAATGTAGAAACCATGAAAAAGCAGCTGGCGAGCACCCAGCAGCAGCTGATGGCCAACAATGGCCGCATGGAGAGCATGATTCGGACGATTCCGGCCAAGGAGCGGTCGTTGCTGGATATTACGCGGCAACAGTCGATCAAAAATGGCTTGTACACGTACCTGCTTCAGAAGCGCGAAGAAACAGCCGTTTCGTTTGCCTCGACCATTTCGGACAGCCGCACGATTGATGCTGCCCGCGCGGGTAACCTGCCCATTAAGCCGGTTCGGCGGTTTTTCTTCCTGGTATTTGGCCTGCTGGGGCTGCTGTTGCCCATTGGGGTGATTGCGGGCCGCGACGCGCTCAACAACCGGGTGTTGCGCCGGGCCGATGTGGAAGATCAGACGCAGGCACCGATTCTGGGCGAGTTGATCAAGAACAAAAATGGGGAGGCTATCGTGATTCGGGGCCGGAGCCAGTCGATTCTGGCCGAACAAATCCGGACGCTGCGGACCAACCTCCAGTTTTTGCGGACCGATGCCGAGCGTAGTCAGGTTCTGTTGTTTACGTCGAGCATCAGTGGTGAGGGTAAGTCGTTTATCTCGCTCAACCTGGGGGCCAGCCTGGCCCTGACCGGCCGCCGGACGGTGGTGCTGGAAATGGACCTTCGGAAACCCAAGCTGCACAAGAATCTGGGTATTGCACACGGGTCGGGCATTAGCAATTACCTCATTGGTGACGCGACGGTAGAAGAGATACTGCGGCAGATTCCGGGCCACGACAACTACTTTATTGTTACCAGCGGGCCAATTCCGCCCAACCCCGCCGAACTACTCAGCACCCCGAAGCTGACCGAGCTGATAAATGCCCTCAAAGAGCATTTCGACTATGTACTGATTGACTCACCGCCGATTGGCCTGGTGACCGATGCGCAACTGATTGCCCCTCTGGCCGACGCTACGCTGTATGTGGTGCGCCATGACCTGACGCCCAAACTGTACCTGAAGCAGCTGGACACGTGGTATCGGGAGCAGCGGTTCCAGAAACTCAACGTGATTCTGAATGCCGTGGGCGATGGCGAAGCATACTACAATAGCTACAGCTACGGGGGGTACTACGACGAGAAAAAACCGGCGCGAACCGGCAAACGAGCCTAG
- a CDS encoding polysaccharide biosynthesis/export family protein: MSSFSVEVSKRVFITGLFLLVWLSGCVSPKQLVYFQDISSTPDSIRLAPFSATIRPGDLLSVQVSSLNPEASAFFNPHPAQPLTAAPSTLNSTTPLPAYNGYLVAPDNTITLPLIGKVAVAGLTNVQAASQIQTRLKDYLKEPTVSLRNLNFRITVLGEVARPSLFNISNEQISLPEALGLAGDLTVYGRRDNVLVIREENGKRTSVRLDLTRRDVFQSPYYYLHPNDVVYVEPVKARVASVDRVYQITPIVLSALSFLAIIASRW, encoded by the coding sequence ATGTCAAGTTTTTCTGTTGAGGTGAGCAAGCGAGTATTTATCACTGGACTTTTCTTACTAGTCTGGTTGTCGGGTTGCGTGAGCCCTAAACAGTTGGTCTATTTTCAGGACATATCGAGTACGCCCGATTCGATTCGTTTGGCGCCCTTCTCGGCGACCATTCGGCCGGGCGATCTGCTTTCGGTGCAGGTGAGCAGTCTCAACCCCGAAGCGTCGGCTTTTTTTAATCCGCACCCGGCTCAGCCGCTTACGGCCGCCCCGTCGACGCTGAACTCAACAACGCCCCTGCCGGCCTACAACGGCTATCTGGTAGCCCCCGACAATACCATTACCCTGCCTCTGATTGGTAAGGTGGCGGTAGCGGGCCTGACCAACGTGCAGGCAGCTAGCCAGATTCAGACCCGGCTGAAAGATTATCTCAAAGAACCAACGGTGAGCCTGCGGAATCTGAACTTCCGCATCACGGTACTGGGTGAGGTGGCCCGGCCATCGCTCTTCAACATTTCGAACGAACAAATTTCTCTGCCCGAAGCCCTGGGGCTGGCGGGCGACCTGACCGTGTACGGTCGGCGCGATAATGTGCTTGTCATCCGTGAAGAAAACGGAAAGCGTACCTCCGTGCGGCTCGATCTGACCCGGCGCGATGTGTTTCAGTCGCCTTACTACTACCTGCACCCCAACGATGTGGTGTATGTAGAACCCGTAAAGGCGCGGGTCGCGAGTGTCGACCGGGTGTATCAAATCACCCCTATTGTGCTGAGTGCCCTATCCTTTCTGGCCATTATTGCTTCACGCTGGTAA